The following proteins come from a genomic window of Triticum aestivum cultivar Chinese Spring chromosome 6A, IWGSC CS RefSeq v2.1, whole genome shotgun sequence:
- the LOC123129686 gene encoding probable carboxylesterase 15, with product MDVPGASDIIDTPTMPVAVAASGDTNVVEDLYGILRVLSDGTVVRSPDPPEFCPVTFPCDHPSVQWKEAVYDKGKNLRVRMYKPSGGGEQAGRKLPVLVHFHGGGFCLGSCTWGNFHSFCLRLAAEAGAVVLSAGYRLAPEHRLPAALDDAAGFLEWLREQSVSTEAEDGWLTEAADFGRVFVTGDSAGGTLAHHLAVSAGSATPKHGDDVDSITIKGYILLMPFFGGVDRTRSEAVEFPLAEEPFLNLAVLDRFWRLSLPEGASRDHPIANPFGADSPGLGSVKFPPVLVVSSGTDLLHDRTVDYAERLAGMGKPVKVVDFPNDPHGFFTQDPWSETTGELIRLVSVFVVDSCVAVAAPKTA from the exons ATGGA TGTGCCCGGAGCCTCGGACATCATTGACACGCCAACCATGCCGGTCGCCGTGGCTGCCTCCGGCGACACAAACGTCGTGGAGGACCTCTACGGCATCCTCCGTGTACTCAGCGACGGCACCGTTGTCCGGTCACCGGACCCGCCGGAGTTTTGCCCCGTCACCTTCCCCTGCGACCACCCTTCCGTGCAGTGGAAGGAGGCCGTCTACGATAAGGGCAAGAACCTCCGCGTCCGCATGTACAAGCCGTCGGGCGGCGGTGAGCAGGCCGGCCGGAAGCTGCCGGTGCTCGTCCACTTCCATGGCGGGGGCTTCTGTCTCGGCTCGTGCACGTGGGGAAACTTCCACAGCTTCTGCCTCCGCCTCGCCGCGGAGGCCGGCGCCGTCGTGCTCTCCGCCGGGTACCGCCTCGCTCCGGAGCACCGCCTCCCCGCGGCCCTCGACGATGCGGCAGGCTTCTTAGAATGGCTCCGCGAGCAATCCGTGAGCACCGAGGCCGAGGACGGGTGGCTCACGGAGGCGGCCGACTTTGGCCGCGTGTTCGTCACCGGCGACTCGGCGGGCGGGACCTTAGCGCACCACCTCGCCGTTAGCGCCGGGTCGGCCACGCCCAAACACGGCGATGACGTCGACTCGATCACGATCAAAGGCTACATCCTGCTCATGCCGTTCTTCGGCGGTGTGGACCGGACGCGGTCGGAGGCGGTGGAGTTCCCGTTGGCGGAAGAGCCGTTCCTCAACCTGGCCGTGCTGGACCGATTCTGGCGGCTCTCGCTGCCGGAGGGCGCCAGCAGGGACCACCCGATCGCCAACCCGTTCGGGGCGGACAGCCCTGGGCTGGGCTCGGTGAAGTTCCCGCCGGTCCTCGTCGTTTCCAGCGGCACCGACTTGCTGCACGACCGCACCGTTGACTACGCGGAGCGGCTGGCCGGGATGGGGAAGCCGGTGAAGGTCGTGGATTTCCCCAACGACCCACACGGGTTCTTCACGCAGGACCCGTGGTCCGAGACCACCGGCGAGCTGATCCGGCTCGTCAGCGTGTTCGTTGTCGACAGCTGCGTCGCCGTCGCGGCGCCAAAGACGGCTTGA